One part of the Halobacteriovorax vibrionivorans genome encodes these proteins:
- a CDS encoding dihydrofolate reductase codes for MILSLIVGIGKNREIGKGNDLLWHISEDLKNFKKITSGKPIIMGRKTYESIGRPLPKRRNIVISRDPSLKIEGCDVFTDPEEVLKDLKSSGVEEAVVIGGSYIYEYYLPKVDRIYLTEVDFEGDADVYFPKFDRSEFSVSEEKVFEKTQNSPAWRFCVLNRL; via the coding sequence TTGATCCTCTCTCTTATTGTTGGAATTGGTAAGAATCGTGAAATAGGAAAGGGCAATGATTTGCTCTGGCATATTAGCGAAGACCTAAAGAATTTTAAAAAAATAACAAGTGGCAAGCCGATTATCATGGGAAGAAAAACTTATGAGTCTATCGGAAGACCTCTTCCTAAGAGACGTAATATTGTCATCTCTCGTGATCCTTCATTAAAAATTGAAGGATGCGATGTCTTTACTGATCCTGAAGAAGTCCTAAAAGATCTTAAATCCTCTGGCGTTGAGGAAGCCGTTGTTATAGGTGGCTCTTATATTTATGAATACTATCTTCCTAAGGTTGATCGCATCTATTTAACAGAGGTTGATTTTGAAGGAGATGCCGATGTGTATTTTCCTAAATTTGATCGAAGTGAATTTAGTGTAAGTGAAGAGAAGGTATTTGAAAAAACGCAGAACTCACCGGCGTGGAGGTTCTGCGTTTTGAATCGATTATAA
- a CDS encoding YiiX/YebB-like N1pC/P60 family cysteine hydrolase: MFKKKTIAVVLSSLLLMASCTSKHEKYNNRVISSVNLYGPELETYYDHEHLENFQNRVEEILVWRHKAIDFIIELEEQKVLKSNQITKIHEEGTETYKSFRDAVWPNVENAKWITDKYNEINIIEQGRSEILDKRKKVKKPGPRNKDRHDDYRWVRYKEININPQDELGKSLIYDIKTAIATSLVMYDNYMIVLSQIQEMKKIRHLVNYDNADLKNQLAKITYSFNKYDNYNRIERGLKLYDDLVNYYIKHDVIPDRANYYLDSLIQSSQSFVKLDKEFKSGIFGRKVSMIWRYITDYFKESKNNVTHVVSQGFGNTAGLVQTRKGKLYDPSPQRVAELEAQLEPLDILLEKTPFRLTDKFIPGHWGHVAIWTGNKQQLQELGIWDHPEVVPFHDEIENKGKRIIEALRPGVQYNTLHHFMDIDDLAAVRHQINLTREEKQDYLINAFRQIGKVYDFNFDVETDERIVCSELAYVTFDDMDWPIAKAAGRYTISPDNVGEKVGPGLEFKTVLLIHDGKEVGGDLDSSFRKLMKDSTL; encoded by the coding sequence ATGTTTAAAAAGAAAACAATCGCTGTTGTCTTAAGCTCGCTCTTATTAATGGCAAGTTGTACCAGTAAACACGAAAAATATAATAATCGTGTTATCTCTTCGGTAAACCTCTATGGACCGGAGCTTGAAACCTATTATGATCATGAGCATCTTGAAAACTTTCAAAATCGCGTTGAAGAAATTCTGGTTTGGCGACACAAGGCCATTGATTTCATCATTGAACTTGAAGAGCAAAAAGTATTAAAAAGTAATCAGATCACAAAGATTCATGAAGAAGGAACTGAAACTTATAAGAGTTTCCGTGATGCTGTTTGGCCTAATGTGGAAAATGCAAAATGGATCACAGATAAGTATAACGAGATCAATATTATTGAACAAGGCCGCTCTGAAATTCTTGATAAGAGAAAGAAAGTTAAAAAGCCAGGGCCAAGAAATAAAGACCGTCATGATGATTACCGCTGGGTTAGATACAAAGAAATTAATATCAACCCACAAGATGAACTTGGAAAGAGTTTAATCTATGATATTAAAACTGCCATCGCTACTTCATTAGTTATGTATGATAATTACATGATCGTCTTATCTCAAATTCAGGAAATGAAGAAAATCAGACATCTTGTAAACTATGACAATGCTGATCTTAAAAACCAATTAGCAAAGATTACCTATAGCTTTAATAAATACGATAATTACAACCGTATTGAACGCGGGCTAAAACTTTATGATGATCTAGTAAATTACTATATTAAGCATGATGTAATACCAGATAGAGCAAATTACTATCTAGACTCACTAATTCAATCTTCACAATCTTTTGTTAAATTAGATAAAGAATTTAAAAGTGGAATTTTTGGAAGAAAAGTATCAATGATATGGCGTTATATTACTGACTACTTTAAAGAAAGTAAGAATAACGTTACTCACGTTGTCTCTCAAGGCTTTGGAAATACAGCAGGCCTTGTCCAAACAAGAAAAGGAAAATTATACGACCCTTCACCACAAAGAGTTGCAGAACTTGAAGCGCAGTTAGAACCGCTGGATATTCTTTTAGAAAAGACTCCTTTTAGACTTACAGATAAATTTATCCCTGGTCACTGGGGACACGTGGCGATATGGACCGGTAATAAACAACAGCTACAGGAACTTGGTATCTGGGATCATCCAGAAGTTGTTCCTTTTCATGATGAGATTGAAAATAAAGGCAAGAGAATCATTGAAGCTTTAAGGCCAGGTGTTCAATATAATACTCTCCACCACTTTATGGATATTGATGATCTTGCGGCCGTAAGGCATCAGATAAACCTCACTCGTGAAGAAAAGCAGGATTATCTAATCAATGCTTTTAGACAGATCGGAAAAGTATACGATTTTAATTTTGATGTTGAAACAGATGAGAGAATTGTTTGTTCAGAGCTTGCTTATGTAACTTTTGATGATATGGACTGGCCAATTGCAAAAGCAGCAGGCCGCTATACAATCTCACCTGATAACGTGGGTGAAAAAGTAGGGCCAGGCCTTGAGTTTAAAACTGTTCTACTTATACATGATGGAAAAGAAGTCGGTGGCGACCTCGACTCCAGCTTTAGAAAATTAATGAAAGATAGTACTTTATAA
- a CDS encoding Maf family protein has product MQLILGSSSQFRQNQLKQLGLDFTCVSPNIDEEAIKNDGISPLEVSRQLSLQKAQEVLKNNPEAIIIGGDQVLNFNGDIFNKPETIENAISHLKKLQGKTHELITSIAVISKDKQVVETVVSKMTMKELSDEQIERYVVSDEPLWSCGAYKLETQGIALFDQIECPDHSSIIGLPLIALSKILPEFGIDVL; this is encoded by the coding sequence ATGCAATTAATATTAGGATCTTCATCACAATTTCGACAGAATCAGTTAAAACAATTAGGTTTAGATTTTACATGTGTATCCCCTAATATTGATGAAGAGGCCATAAAAAATGATGGTATCTCACCCCTTGAAGTCTCTAGACAGCTTTCACTGCAAAAGGCGCAAGAAGTTTTAAAGAATAATCCAGAAGCGATCATTATTGGTGGAGATCAGGTATTAAACTTCAATGGTGACATATTTAATAAGCCTGAAACAATTGAGAATGCTATCTCTCATCTAAAAAAGCTACAAGGTAAGACTCATGAGCTTATAACGAGTATTGCTGTTATCTCAAAGGATAAACAAGTAGTCGAAACAGTTGTCTCTAAAATGACAATGAAAGAGCTAAGTGATGAGCAAATTGAGCGATACGTCGTATCTGATGAGCCATTATGGAGCTGTGGAGCATACAAGCTAGAGACCCAAGGCATAGCACTCTTTGATCAAATTGAATGTCCTGATCATTCATCTATCATAGGACTTCCACTAATTGCTCTGTCTAAAATCCTTCCAGAGTTTGGAATTGATGTCCTCTAA
- a CDS encoding class I SAM-dependent methyltransferase, giving the protein MTDIKDDKKKSEFPYLHGFDKAEQDRLRAQARFAEQTVYKNINLSRVKELIEIGSGVGAQTEILLRRFPDMHITCVDRSEHQLASAKDFLESTLNGALKDRFDLHQMDATDLQFSSRKFDGAFLCWILEHVPEPAKVLSEARRVLRPGGRIYISEVMNSSFLLDPYSPNTWKYWQAFNDYQYDMGGDPFIGAKLGNLLMQQGFQNIKVESKTWHLDNRRPDKRKEFIDYWCELLLSAAPQLVKEGRVDQETVDLMRVELRKVSNDPNAVFYYSFVQASANAS; this is encoded by the coding sequence ATGACAGATATTAAAGATGATAAAAAGAAGAGTGAATTTCCATATCTTCACGGCTTTGATAAGGCCGAACAAGATCGACTAAGAGCACAGGCCAGATTTGCAGAGCAAACAGTTTATAAGAATATCAATCTTTCTCGAGTTAAAGAACTTATTGAAATAGGTAGTGGTGTTGGTGCGCAAACGGAGATTCTACTTAGACGTTTTCCTGATATGCATATAACTTGTGTGGATCGTAGTGAACACCAGCTTGCATCTGCCAAGGACTTTTTAGAGTCTACTCTAAATGGGGCCTTAAAAGATCGATTCGATCTTCATCAAATGGATGCAACGGATTTACAATTTAGTTCCCGCAAATTTGATGGAGCTTTTCTTTGTTGGATTTTAGAGCATGTGCCTGAGCCCGCAAAAGTTTTGTCTGAGGCCAGAAGAGTTCTTCGCCCTGGTGGTCGAATATATATATCTGAAGTTATGAATTCAAGTTTCTTACTTGATCCTTATTCTCCTAACACTTGGAAGTATTGGCAGGCATTTAATGATTACCAATACGATATGGGTGGAGATCCATTTATTGGAGCAAAACTTGGAAACCTTCTTATGCAACAAGGTTTTCAAAATATAAAAGTAGAGTCAAAGACATGGCATTTAGATAATCGCCGTCCTGATAAGAGAAAAGAATTTATCGATTATTGGTGTGAGTTACTCTTGTCGGCTGCACCTCAACTTGTAAAAGAGGGAAGAGTTGATCAAGAAACGGTTGATCTTATGCGAGTTGAGCTTAGGAAAGTTTCAAATGATCCAAATGCTGTTTTCTATTATAGTTTTGTACAAGCAAGCGCAAACGCTAGTTAA
- a CDS encoding lipoprotein N-acyltransferase Lnb domain-containing protein encodes MQFITSVRIFICLLLVSQVTIGADIAFKHLDRNERDQFLALTNWKRYARMVRVNGDLRRQVFYRSLRENNKYESPKEEFNSFVSEFYQNTNFKCNNLATYEFFVDITGERIFESQVCDNHFSTFIPVATGYKEISFYKNRVLKISYLMASNGESAMSRFGHSMFYVRACKKNIDNCPLKYQTEFILGVVADVDDLAPGLLKGIFGGYATKIDFMTLAQVKQKYNYDEFRDLYQYDLKLTQREIHRFTSHALRLYEEKDMGDYKFFSANCATESYKILRATLDLNKLRSRPLTPKGLLKDLKEDDLVNDEMTRQFKEKSKKVNGYLAHLGLKTFEDYYNLPVEQRYQIAANISKEDMRFTKASYIFLEKMALIRLQENLATLALKSGDKGLRVKFEELANRYKDWARENKKRARLGLSPIKSDVIGEMNQFYLTHYKEEVTNIAVMANNIIKARKSFK; translated from the coding sequence ATGCAATTTATTACCTCTGTGCGAATATTTATCTGTCTTCTTTTAGTGTCACAGGTCACTATAGGGGCCGATATTGCTTTTAAGCACTTAGATCGCAATGAGAGAGATCAGTTCTTAGCACTTACCAATTGGAAGAGATATGCTCGTATGGTGCGTGTAAATGGTGACCTAAGAAGACAAGTTTTCTATCGTTCTTTAAGAGAAAATAATAAGTATGAAAGTCCTAAAGAAGAGTTCAATTCTTTTGTCAGTGAATTTTATCAAAATACTAATTTCAAATGTAACAACTTAGCTACCTATGAATTCTTTGTTGATATTACAGGTGAGAGAATATTTGAATCACAGGTATGTGATAATCATTTTTCTACTTTCATACCAGTTGCTACTGGTTATAAAGAAATTAGCTTTTATAAAAACAGAGTTTTAAAAATCTCATATCTTATGGCCTCTAATGGTGAAAGTGCCATGAGTCGCTTTGGCCATAGTATGTTCTACGTTCGTGCTTGTAAGAAAAATATTGATAATTGCCCACTCAAATATCAGACGGAGTTCATCCTTGGTGTTGTTGCTGATGTTGATGATTTAGCACCGGGACTACTTAAGGGAATATTTGGTGGATATGCAACTAAGATTGACTTCATGACATTGGCCCAAGTTAAGCAAAAATACAATTACGACGAGTTTAGAGATCTTTACCAATACGATTTAAAGCTAACTCAAAGAGAAATCCATCGCTTTACTTCTCACGCTTTAAGGCTTTATGAAGAAAAGGATATGGGAGACTATAAGTTCTTCTCAGCTAATTGCGCTACAGAGTCATATAAGATCTTAAGGGCAACACTTGATTTAAATAAGCTTCGCAGTAGACCTTTGACGCCAAAAGGACTGTTAAAAGACTTGAAAGAAGATGATCTCGTTAATGATGAGATGACAAGACAATTTAAAGAAAAGTCTAAGAAGGTGAATGGTTACTTGGCCCACCTTGGCCTTAAAACATTTGAAGATTATTATAACCTTCCTGTGGAGCAACGTTATCAGATAGCCGCAAATATCTCAAAAGAAGATATGCGTTTTACCAAAGCATCTTACATATTCCTTGAGAAAATGGCCTTAATAAGATTGCAAGAAAACCTAGCGACACTGGCGCTTAAGTCTGGTGATAAAGGACTTAGAGTAAAATTTGAGGAATTAGCAAATCGTTATAAAGACTGGGCAAGAGAAAATAAGAAAAGAGCAAGGCTTGGCCTTTCTCCTATAAAGAGTGATGTCATAGGTGAGATGAATCAATTCTACCTTACGCACTATAAAGAAGAAGTAACTAATATCGCTGTTATGGCCAATAATATAATTAAAGCTAGGAAAAGTTTTAAATAA
- a CDS encoding class I SAM-dependent methyltransferase (catalyzes the S-adenosylmethionine-dependent transmethylation of thiopurine compounds; may be involved in selenium cycling by forming dimethylselenide and/or dimethyldiselenide): protein MPDQRDIKKNQIEDNTGFWQEGWDKGFTGFHQSEFNPVMENYFNEKDISGKNILVPLCGKSLDMLYLANKGANVIGVEVVKEPVEDFFRENEIPNMTQEDGIYRCQLDKGSITIYNKDFFALENLGNIDYLYDRASNIALPPSMRKEKYYPTIKRLINNETKILLLTMDHNGPQDFGPPFAIKKSETTEFYPDINLDRELSVKAMDRFQEAGIKKIKRLIWTN, encoded by the coding sequence ATGCCTGATCAAAGAGATATCAAAAAAAATCAAATTGAAGATAACACAGGTTTTTGGCAAGAAGGCTGGGACAAAGGCTTTACTGGTTTTCATCAATCAGAATTCAACCCTGTAATGGAAAACTACTTTAACGAAAAAGATATAAGTGGAAAGAATATTCTAGTTCCCCTTTGTGGTAAGAGTTTAGATATGCTCTACCTTGCAAACAAAGGAGCTAATGTAATTGGTGTTGAAGTGGTTAAAGAGCCAGTAGAGGACTTCTTTCGTGAAAATGAAATTCCTAATATGACTCAAGAAGATGGAATATACCGCTGCCAATTGGATAAGGGAAGTATCACTATTTATAATAAGGACTTCTTTGCATTAGAGAATCTAGGGAATATTGACTATCTCTATGACAGAGCTTCAAACATTGCGCTTCCACCTTCTATGAGAAAAGAGAAGTACTACCCAACGATAAAACGATTAATTAATAATGAAACAAAAATACTCCTACTAACGATGGATCATAATGGGCCACAAGACTTCGGTCCTCCATTTGCGATTAAAAAATCTGAAACAACAGAATTTTATCCAGATATAAATCTTGATAGAGAATTAAGTGTAAAGGCAATGGATCGTTTCCAAGAAGCAGGAATAAAGAAAATTAAAAGACTAATCTGGACCAATTAA
- a CDS encoding ribonucleoside-diphosphate reductase subunit alpha, translated as MYVQTRSGEREPIKFDKITDRINTLAFGLEDNVDPTMITQKVIEGIYDGITTSELDNLAAETAAYLATKHPDYNILAGRVAVSNLHKETKGCFSENVKEMYHYVNKATGEHAPLVSKELYETVMENAELLDKTLVDKRDFNYDYFGFKTLERSYLLKMDGKIVERPGQMLLRVSVGMHMNDMEAAIETYNLMSQKFFTHATPTLFNSGTNKPQMSSCFLLTMKDDSIDGIYDTLKQTALISQSAGGIGLSIHNIRAKGSFIKGTNGTSNGIVPMLKVFNDTARYVDQGGGKRKGSFAIYLEPWHADIFEFLEMKKNTGKDEQRARDLFYALWTPDLFMKRVEEDGQWSLFCPHECPGLADCYGAEFEALYTKYEKAGKAKKTIRAQDLWFAVLESQTETGSPYMLYKDAANEKSNQKNLGTIKSSNLCTEILEYTAPDEVAVCNLASVALNKFVKIDDQGKATYDHDHLYKVVYRMTKNLNRVIDVNYYPVEEAKNSNMRHRPIGLGVQGLQDTFFMMRLPFESEEALKLNNDIFETIYFAAVTASKDTAKIDGPYSTYEGSPMSQGQFQFDMWGHSAHSGRWDWDALKKEVKEHGVRNSLLVAPMPTASTSQILGNNECFEPITSNIYVRRVLSGEFAVVNKYLVRDLIDLGLWDDTMRNEIIANNGSIQSIERIPEATKELYKTVWEVKQKAVIDMSAGRGPYIDQGQSLNIHMENPNFGKLSSMHFYAWKKGLKTGMYYLRSRAAVNAVQFTVKNETKKTPEQLEQEAAAMVCSIENPEDCEMCGS; from the coding sequence ATGTACGTACAAACAAGAAGTGGCGAAAGAGAGCCAATTAAATTTGATAAAATTACAGATAGAATCAATACACTTGCTTTTGGTTTAGAAGATAACGTTGATCCAACAATGATTACGCAAAAAGTAATTGAAGGGATCTACGACGGTATTACAACTTCTGAGCTTGATAATCTTGCAGCTGAAACTGCAGCTTATCTAGCGACTAAGCACCCTGATTACAATATCCTTGCAGGACGTGTTGCAGTTTCAAACCTTCACAAAGAAACAAAAGGTTGTTTCTCTGAGAATGTTAAGGAAATGTATCACTATGTAAATAAAGCAACTGGTGAGCACGCACCACTAGTTTCAAAAGAATTATATGAAACAGTAATGGAGAATGCTGAACTTCTAGATAAAACTCTAGTTGATAAGCGTGACTTCAATTACGACTACTTTGGTTTTAAAACGCTTGAAAGATCTTACCTTCTAAAAATGGATGGGAAGATTGTTGAAAGACCAGGTCAAATGCTTCTTAGAGTTTCTGTTGGTATGCACATGAATGACATGGAAGCTGCTATTGAAACATACAACCTAATGAGTCAGAAGTTCTTTACACACGCAACTCCTACTCTATTTAACTCGGGAACAAATAAGCCACAAATGTCTTCTTGTTTCCTACTTACGATGAAAGATGATTCGATTGATGGTATCTACGATACTCTTAAGCAAACTGCACTTATTTCTCAGTCAGCTGGTGGTATCGGTCTATCAATTCACAATATTCGCGCAAAAGGTTCATTCATCAAAGGAACTAATGGTACGTCGAACGGAATCGTTCCAATGCTAAAAGTTTTTAATGATACAGCTCGCTACGTTGATCAAGGTGGTGGAAAGCGTAAAGGTTCATTTGCAATCTATCTTGAGCCATGGCACGCAGATATCTTTGAATTCCTAGAAATGAAAAAGAATACAGGTAAAGATGAGCAAAGAGCGCGTGACCTTTTCTACGCACTTTGGACTCCTGACTTATTCATGAAAAGAGTTGAAGAAGATGGACAGTGGTCACTATTTTGCCCACACGAATGTCCAGGCTTAGCTGATTGCTATGGTGCTGAGTTTGAAGCGCTATACACTAAGTACGAAAAAGCAGGTAAGGCCAAGAAAACAATCAGAGCACAAGACCTATGGTTTGCTGTTCTTGAGTCTCAAACTGAAACTGGTTCTCCTTATATGCTTTACAAAGATGCAGCTAACGAGAAATCAAATCAGAAGAACCTTGGAACAATCAAGTCTTCTAACCTTTGTACAGAAATCCTTGAGTACACAGCTCCAGATGAAGTAGCTGTTTGTAACCTTGCTTCAGTTGCTCTTAACAAATTTGTAAAGATCGACGACCAAGGCAAAGCAACTTACGATCACGACCACCTATATAAAGTTGTTTATCGTATGACAAAGAATCTTAACAGAGTAATTGATGTAAACTACTACCCTGTTGAAGAAGCTAAGAACTCAAATATGAGACACCGTCCAATTGGTCTAGGTGTACAAGGTCTCCAAGATACTTTCTTTATGATGAGACTTCCTTTTGAGTCTGAAGAAGCACTTAAGCTTAATAACGATATTTTTGAAACAATCTACTTTGCAGCTGTTACAGCTTCAAAAGATACAGCAAAAATTGATGGGCCTTACTCAACATATGAAGGTTCTCCAATGTCACAAGGACAATTCCAATTTGATATGTGGGGACACTCAGCACACTCTGGCCGTTGGGACTGGGATGCACTGAAGAAAGAAGTAAAAGAGCACGGAGTAAGAAACTCACTACTAGTAGCTCCAATGCCAACTGCTTCAACTTCTCAAATCCTAGGAAATAACGAGTGTTTTGAGCCAATTACTTCAAATATCTACGTAAGACGTGTTCTTTCTGGTGAATTTGCAGTTGTTAACAAGTACCTTGTTCGTGATCTAATCGATCTTGGACTTTGGGATGATACAATGAGAAATGAGATCATTGCTAACAATGGTTCAATTCAATCAATTGAAAGAATTCCAGAAGCAACAAAAGAGCTCTACAAAACAGTATGGGAAGTTAAGCAAAAAGCAGTTATCGATATGTCTGCGGGACGTGGGCCATATATTGACCAAGGTCAATCACTGAATATCCACATGGAAAACCCTAACTTCGGTAAGCTTTCTTCAATGCACTTCTATGCTTGGAAAAAAGGTCTTAAGACAGGTATGTACTACCTTCGTTCACGTGCTGCAGTTAACGCTGTTCAGTTCACAGTTAAGAACGAAACAAAGAAAACTCCTGAGCAATTAGAGCAAGAAGCAGCAGCAATGGTTTGTTCAATTGAGAACCCAGAAGACTGCGAGATGTGCGGAAGCTAG
- a CDS encoding ribonucleotide-diphosphate reductase subunit beta has translation MTSPILAENDDRFVLFPIEYNSIWEMYKRHMAVFWTAEEIDLEQDLADWEKLNDNERHFITHVLAFFAASDGIVNENLAVRFYNDVQNPEARCFYGFQIAMENIHSETYSLLIDTYVKDAKEKDRLFHAVDHFEPVKKKADWAMKWLRAKNTFAERLVAFAAIEGIFFSGSFCSIFWLKKRGLMPGLCTSNEFISRDEGLHCEFAVLLHSLLDKDEQCSKETIKSIITEAVEIEKEFISEAIPVSLIGMNQDLMKQYIEFVADFWMQQFGLESHYGSDNPFDWMELISLEGKTNFFEKRVSEYQRPGILSEKSDNTFTLDAEF, from the coding sequence GTGACTTCACCAATTCTAGCAGAAAACGATGACAGATTTGTTCTTTTTCCAATTGAGTACAATTCAATTTGGGAAATGTACAAGAGACACATGGCAGTATTTTGGACTGCTGAAGAAATTGACTTAGAACAGGACCTTGCGGACTGGGAAAAGTTAAATGACAATGAGAGGCACTTTATTACTCACGTGCTTGCATTCTTTGCAGCAAGTGATGGTATCGTTAATGAAAACCTTGCGGTTCGTTTTTACAACGACGTACAAAACCCAGAAGCGAGATGTTTCTACGGTTTCCAAATCGCAATGGAAAACATTCACTCAGAAACTTACTCACTACTAATTGATACGTATGTTAAAGACGCTAAAGAAAAAGATCGTCTTTTCCACGCCGTTGATCACTTTGAGCCAGTTAAGAAAAAAGCAGACTGGGCCATGAAGTGGCTACGTGCAAAGAATACATTCGCAGAAAGACTTGTCGCTTTTGCAGCGATTGAAGGAATCTTCTTCTCTGGATCATTCTGTTCAATTTTCTGGTTAAAGAAAAGAGGACTTATGCCAGGTCTATGTACTTCTAATGAGTTTATTTCTCGCGATGAAGGTCTTCACTGTGAATTCGCTGTTCTTCTACACTCTTTACTAGACAAAGATGAGCAGTGTTCAAAAGAGACAATTAAATCGATCATTACTGAAGCAGTAGAAATTGAAAAAGAGTTTATCTCTGAAGCAATTCCTGTTTCTCTAATCGGTATGAACCAAGACCTTATGAAGCAATATATTGAATTTGTAGCAGACTTCTGGATGCAACAATTTGGTCTAGAAAGTCATTACGGATCAGATAATCCATTTGATTGGATGGAGCTAATCTCTCTAGAAGGGAAAACAAACTTCTTTGAAAAGAGAGTATCTGAATACCAAAGACCGGGTATCTTATCAGAAAAGTCTGATAACACTTTCACTTTAGACGCGGAGTTTTAA
- a CDS encoding tyrosine-type recombinase/integrase → MFSLKQVDPGHNFDLDEEFFENFTSSHTRKSYLNDINQFLCWISDYFKIENFESIERIHVIKYRNYLSEFGGHNQNPSTPKTINRKLASLSVFFKYLVEKNSIKANPVSSVRRPRSEVKSPTNALTKDQVLELFALMGQNKNSKYLHVALFVTFFTTGLRKSEVLNLKFKDYQTQGDNKVLQYRAKGGKLGKKVLNPLAIKAIEEYIDWMNECERETGDNDWLFQPTRNPSNPEFLNKPLHPSTINELLDRYAKQAGIGVKITPHSARATFIGELLEIGVDIYTIAIEVGHASVKTTGEYDKRRNKIKEAPTLKLNWD, encoded by the coding sequence ATGTTCAGTCTTAAGCAGGTCGATCCTGGCCACAACTTTGATCTTGATGAAGAGTTTTTTGAAAACTTCACTTCATCACATACAAGAAAATCATATTTAAACGATATTAATCAATTCCTATGCTGGATAAGTGATTATTTCAAAATTGAAAACTTTGAAAGTATTGAAAGAATCCATGTCATTAAATATCGAAATTACTTATCAGAATTTGGCGGCCATAATCAGAATCCTTCAACTCCTAAGACGATCAATCGAAAGCTAGCAAGTCTAAGTGTTTTTTTTAAATACCTCGTTGAAAAAAATTCAATTAAAGCAAATCCAGTTTCAAGTGTCAGAAGACCACGTAGTGAAGTAAAGTCCCCTACTAATGCCCTTACAAAAGATCAGGTATTAGAACTCTTTGCTCTTATGGGTCAAAATAAGAATTCCAAATATCTTCATGTTGCTCTATTTGTCACTTTCTTTACAACAGGACTTAGAAAGAGCGAGGTCTTAAATCTCAAGTTTAAAGACTATCAAACTCAAGGAGACAATAAGGTCCTTCAATACCGCGCAAAGGGTGGAAAGCTTGGAAAGAAGGTCTTAAACCCTTTAGCAATAAAGGCCATCGAAGAGTATATTGATTGGATGAATGAGTGTGAGAGAGAAACGGGAGATAACGACTGGCTCTTTCAACCAACACGAAATCCAAGTAATCCAGAATTTCTTAATAAACCACTTCATCCAAGTACTATTAATGAGCTTCTTGATCGTTATGCAAAACAAGCAGGGATTGGTGTAAAGATTACTCCCCACTCAGCAAGAGCAACATTCATTGGTGAACTCCTAGAAATTGGTGTCGATATTTACACAATAGCAATTGAAGTTGGACACGCTTCTGTGAAAACAACTGGTGAATACGATAAGAGAAGAAATAAGATCAAAGAAGCACCGACTTTAAAACTTAATTGGGATTAA